From a region of the Osmia lignaria lignaria isolate PbOS001 chromosome 10, iyOsmLign1, whole genome shotgun sequence genome:
- the LOC117611741 gene encoding deoxycytidylate deaminase-like, whose protein sequence is MAQNDIFVETNSKCDINNKNKKYIEWDEYFMGIAFLAAKRSKDPKTQVGACIVNDEKRILGVGYNGMPTGCSDDEFPWGKDYNDKLQDKSYYVCHAEINAVLNKNCSDVKNCSIYVALFPCNECAKVLIQSGIKLVVFMSDKQAHKKETVAAKRMFDAAGVKYRQYIPKNQQIVIDFSEVDKNDKIQELSKRLESI, encoded by the exons ATGGcacaaaatgatatttttgtagAAACTAATTCCAAATG TGATATcaacaataaaaacaaaaagtatATAGAGTGGGATGAATACTTTATGGGAATTGCTTTTTTGGCAGCAAAACGTAGTAAAGATCCCAAAACTCAAGTTGGTGCATGTATAGTAAATgatgaaaaaagaattctaGGCGTTGGATATAATGGAATGCCTACTGGTTGTAGCGATGATGAATTTCCATGGGGAAAGGATTATAATGATAAATTACAAGACAAGTCTTATTATG taTGTCATGCAGAAATTAATGCTGTCTTAAATAAGAATTGCAGTGATGTTAAAAATTGTTCCATTTATGTGGCCCTTTTCCCATGTAATGAATGTGCTAAAGTACTAATACAATCTGGAATAAAATTAGTTGTGTTCATGTCTGACAAACAAGCTCATAAAAAGGAAACTGTAGCTGCAAAAAGAATGTTTGATGCAGCAGGTGTTAAATATAG GCAATATATTCCAAAAAATCAACAGATTGTAATTGATTTTTCTGAGGTTGATAAAAATGACAAGATCCAAGAACTTTCAAAAAGACTTGAGAGTATATGA
- the Polr3C gene encoding RNA polymerase III subunit C, translating into MLYVINVNMSLMCRKLCCSILYEHFGQIVQCVGEDLLKYGTKPLGLIRSTTKLPLSKIKEALCVLIKYGFVTHQKNEKAVEYSLSCEKVLMVLRYPRYMFFVKTICGDESEMMLEEVLKHGYITASDLIVKTYKRIEQLPSDLQPSVPVLKDKFELLVKTQFLIRSLCEEAVQETAFLKTDFTVPDLNLAAIARKIEGNDNVDAGDDKIYWNVNFDRFTQDLRDQIIVSAMQKRLDENAGELMRQLLFLMYLRTASWADTSNPIPLTEIKDAVKKQNYPSLTQYIDQYLRLIEEDSSQFMKRVGDSGGGQYSVNMKEAFTQLAWTTLENIVMERFGSKAARIFRLVKDRKYIEQERIQQLAMIPAKEAKHLTYTLLQENYLQMQELKKPGVSAAPIKTFFLFHIDLNMVVRMEIEHCYHALYNTIQRREYEVSRNKRMIDKQLRMQTLTSNLKEHGATEEQLAEIAELMTPSEKQQLGKVQNTIKKLGITELQIDDTLFLLTMYLRYH; encoded by the exons ATGTTATATGTGATAAATGTCAATATGTCATTAAtgtgtaggaaattatgttgtTCTATTTTATATGAACATTTTGGGCAAATTGTTCAATGTGTAGGTGAAGATCTGCTTAAATATGGTACAAAACCATTAGGTTTAATTCGTAGTACAACAAAACTACCATTATCAAAG ATAAAAGAAGCACTAtgtgttttaataaaatatggGTTCGTTACTCatcaaaaaaatgaaaaggctGTAGAATATTCTTTGAGTTGTGAAAAAGTCTTAATGGTCCTTCGTTACCCAAG atATATGTTTTTTGTGAAAACAATTTGTGGAGATGAAAGTGAAATGATGTTAGAAGAAGTGTTAAAACATGGATACATAACAGCTTCTGATCTCATAGTAAAAACATATAAAAGAATTGAACAATTACCAT CTGATTTACAACCATCGGTACCTGTTTTAAAAGATAAATTTGAATTACTAGTTAAAACTCAGTTTTTGATACGTAGTTTATGCGAAGAAGCAGTTCAAGAGACAGCTTTTCTTAAAACAGACTTTACAGTACCAGATTTAAATTTGGCTGCTATTGCTAGAAAGATAGAAGGGAATGATAATGTTGATGCGGGTGACGATAAAATTTATTGGAATGTTAATTTTGATCGATTTACTCAAGACCTTAG GGATCAAATTATTGTATCAGCTATGCAGAAAAGACTGGATGAAAATGCAGGTGAATTGATGAGGCAATTATTATTCCTCATGTATTTGAGAACAGCATCATGGGCGGATACATCCAACCCAATTCCTCTTACCGAGATAAAAGATGCTGTTAAAAAACAGAATTATCCATCGCTTACACAGTACATTGACCAATATTTACGTCTCATTG AGGAAGATAGTAGTCAATTTATGAAGCGAGTTGGAGATTCAGGAGGTGGCCAGTATAGTGTTAACATGAAGGAAGCTTTCACTCAGCTAGCATGGACAACTTTAGAAAATATCGTGATGGAACGATTTGGCTCTAAAGCAGCGAGAATCTTTAG GTTAGTGAAGGATAGGAAGTATATTGAGCAAGAACGAATTCAGCAGTTGGCCATGATTCCAGCTAAAGAAGCTAAACACCTGACGTACACATTGTTACAAGAGAATTATTTACAAATGCAGGAACTAAAGAAACCTGGGGTGTCGGCTGCACCGATAAAAACTTTCTTTCTGTTTCATATAGATTTAAATATGGTTGTTCGTATGGAAATAGAACATTGTTACCATGCATTGTACAACACTATTCAAAGACGGGAATATGAAGTAAGCAGAAATAAGCGAATGATCGATAAACAGTTGCGAATGCAAACACTTACAAGTAATTTAAAAGAACATGGTGCTACTGAGGAACAATTAGCCGAG ATTGCAGAGCTGATGACACCGTCTGAGAAGCAACAATTAGGAAAAGTTCAAAATACAATTAAGAAATTAGGCATCACTGAATTACAGATAGATGATACTCTATTTCTACTAACAATGTATTTACGGtatcattaa